The genomic stretch GGTTTTTCGATAGTCAGCGTCAGAAATGACAAGAGGGGATCTTATCCACTCTCCTCCAGCAAGTTCTACCCCGGCGGCGGCACCATCCTGCACCAATATGCGTTTTACCCTTTCACCCAGACGAATCTCTCCGCCGAAGGCGCGCACCCGGCCTGCGAGCAGTTGTGAGACGGTATCTATCCCTCCTTTTACATACCATATCCCCACTTTGGACATGAAGCGCCACATCTCGGCCAGAAGCACTACCGGCATCTCGGTTTCACTTGTTCCCTGGCTGCCCAGGAGATCCTTGAGCCGCTCATCTTGAAGGTGGCTGTCAAGCAGCTTCTTAGCTGAGATACCCCAGCGCTCAAGCACCAAACGTGCAGCGCTGTTTGTGGTGCGATCTACCATGGTTTCGATGAGATCCGAAGGTTGAAGAATTTCGAGGGCAGCCATCACCTCCTCCAGAATGTTGATTACCGAAAGGATTCCCTTACGCTCTTTGGGGAAATAATCCAGTAACTGCTTCGCTAGCTGATCAAGGGGTACAGAGATCACTACGTCCATAGCACCCCTCCTGACCTGAAAGCAGTCCCGGATAAAGCCCGGTGGCTGCTCCACGCCCAGCTCGCTAAGTGAATCTGAGATGTATGAAGGCATCGTGACTGAATGAGGGCCGGTCGGAAAGGTGAAACCACTGCGTCTGAAGACATGAGCGGTGCCCCCCAGATGATGGTCTTGCTCCAGCACGATCACTCTGCGTCCCGCGCGGGCAAGATAGGCTGCGGCTGACAGACCACCCATCCCGGCCCCGATAACGATGGCGTCGGCGCTATCCATGATGCTGCGGGCATCAGTAATAATATTGGTTTTGCCATTATTACTTTCATTCACCGGCTCGGTTACTTCATTCATATATTTTATTGGATGTTTTCTTTCACGTCATTTTCAGATTGAGGAATCTATCAATGACATCATAGGCATTAAATATTGAA from Candidatus Methanoperedens sp. encodes the following:
- a CDS encoding NAD(P)/FAD-dependent oxidoreductase → MNEVTEPVNESNNGKTNIITDARSIMDSADAIVIGAGMGGLSAAAYLARAGRRVIVLEQDHHLGGTAHVFRRSGFTFPTGPHSVTMPSYISDSLSELGVEQPPGFIRDCFQVRRGAMDVVISVPLDQLAKQLLDYFPKERKGILSVINILEEVMAALEILQPSDLIETMVDRTTNSAARLVLERWGISAKKLLDSHLQDERLKDLLGSQGTSETEMPVVLLAEMWRFMSKVGIWYVKGGIDTVSQLLAGRVRAFGGEIRLGERVKRILVQDGAAAGVELAGGEWIRSPLVISDADYRKTILELLPPGNIPAHEKEEVSRMRLTSSAFTVFLGVKREHVDLSAFRGHHLMVKLREGKAVPWEQKRPRPEDFLQDEIWLSLWSRHDPTFAPQGFEVLIIKVDAPFDHFAPFSGGGRGRHNERYYSMKEEMADALVAAAANVVPGLPGAVVVREVATPLTYRYWGHRSEGSVAGWSWRSVDQPKPWARSLAITPVPGLLMVGLQSFSHLFYGGMGTSIYSGRYAADLVLSGAAKRNQRGSL